The following are from one region of the Aquila chrysaetos chrysaetos chromosome 23, bAquChr1.4, whole genome shotgun sequence genome:
- the GYG2 gene encoding glycogenin-2 isoform X1: MPCCCAGVPANIIQLPLPSAGKRLIPFRGLSGPPRAGVGGGRGGRRGLGSGSGPCPCPAGRRLPQDVRSVLRSVFDEVIEVDMLDSADSVRLALMQRPELGVTFTKLRCWTLTHYSKCVFMDADTLVLCNVDELFDREEFSAAPDSGWPDCFNSGVFVFRPSLKTYNLLLRFAAEHGSFDGGDQGLLNSFFSNWATADIGKHLPFLYNLSSSAVYTYVPAFNHFGRDAKVVHFLGATKPWNYKYNLQTKRVMQDGTTSGSFHQLSFLALWWNIYSASILPLLEKLQKMEESESEECKHTFNGVEITLKKVSPYVANSLQIPVLPEQTYEIYPTTCSPEELTFKANEVAHSVSELSIHFKPEEPSPEDERRKWEEGRMDYMGKDAFEHIKKKLDAFLH, encoded by the exons ATGCCGTGCTGCTGCGCAGGAGTCCCTGCGAATATAATTCAGCTGCCACTGCCTTCAGCAGGAAAGAGGCTAATCCCATTTCGCGGTTTATCGGGCCCGCCGCGAGCAGGTGTAGGCGGCGGCAGAGGTGGGCGCCGCGGGCTTGGGTCCGGGTCCGGGCCGTGCCCCTGCCCGGCTGGCCGCCGCCTGCCGCAGGATGTCCG GTCTGTCCTCCGCAGCGTATTTGACGAAGTCATTGAGGTGGATATGCTTGACAGTGCTGACTCAGTCCGTTTGGCTCTGATGCAGAGGCCAGAACTGGGTGTAACCTTCACTAAGCTTCGCTGTTGGACTCTTACTCATTATAGCAAATGTGTCTTCATGGATGCAGACACTTTG GTGCTTTGCAATGTCGATGAATTATTTGATCGAGAAGAGTTTTCAGCAGCTCCTGATTCTGGCTGGCCTGACTGCTTTAATAGTGGTGTATTTGTATTCCGACCTTCTTTGAAAACTTACAACCTACTGCTCCGGTTTGCTGCTGAACATGGCAGCTTTGATG gGGGTGATCAAGGCTTGTTGAATAGCTTCTTCAGCAACTGGGCAACAGCAGATATTGGCAAACACTTACCTTTCCTCTATAACTTGAGCAGCAGCGCTGTATACACCTACGTTCCTGCTTTCAATCA TTTTGGTAGAGATGCCAAAGTTGTTCACTTCTTGGGAGCGACGAAGCCCTGGAACTACAAATATAACCTTCAAACAAAGAGAGTTATGCAGGATGGCACCACCTCTGGATCTTTTCATCAGCTGTCATTTCTTGCCCTCTGGTGGAATATATACAGTGCAAGTATATTGCCTTTGTTAGAAAAACTTCAAAAGATGGAAGAATCAGAATCTGAGGAATGCAAG CATACTTTCAATGGAGTtgaaattacactgaaaaagGTCAGTCCTTATGTGGCCAATTCGCTGCAAATACCTGTGCTTCCAGAGCAGACGTATGAAATATATCCCACAACATGTTCTCCTGAGGAGCTCACTTTCAAAGCT AATGAGGTCGCACATTCTGTTTCAGAGCTGTCTATTCACTTCAAACCAGAAGAACCAAGTCCAGAAGATGAACGGAGAAAATGGGAGGAAGGGCGCATGGACTATATGGGGAAAGATGCTTTTGAACATATCAAAAAGAAATTGGATGCATTTTTACATTAA
- the GYG2 gene encoding glycogenin-2 isoform X2: MSVTDQAFVTLATDDVYCQGALVLGQSLRNHTTSRKLAVLITPEVSSGMRSVLRSVFDEVIEVDMLDSADSVRLALMQRPELGVTFTKLRCWTLTHYSKCVFMDADTLVLCNVDELFDREEFSAAPDSGWPDCFNSGVFVFRPSLKTYNLLLRFAAEHGSFDGGDQGLLNSFFSNWATADIGKHLPFLYNLSSSAVYTYVPAFNHFGRDAKVVHFLGATKPWNYKYNLQTKRVMQDGTTSGSFHQLSFLALWWNIYSASILPLLEKLQKMEESESEECKHTFNGVEITLKKVSPYVANSLQIPVLPEQTYEIYPTTCSPEELTFKANEVAHSVSELSIHFKPEEPSPEDERRKWEEGRMDYMGKDAFEHIKKKLDAFLH; the protein is encoded by the exons ATGTCCG TAACAGATCAAGCCTTTGTGACCCTTGCTACCGATGATGTGTACTGTCAAGGCGCTCTGGTTCTCGGACAGTCGTTGAGGAACCATACGACATCTAGAAAATTGGCAGTACTAATTACACCAGAGGTTTCCAGTGGGATGAG GTCTGTCCTCCGCAGCGTATTTGACGAAGTCATTGAGGTGGATATGCTTGACAGTGCTGACTCAGTCCGTTTGGCTCTGATGCAGAGGCCAGAACTGGGTGTAACCTTCACTAAGCTTCGCTGTTGGACTCTTACTCATTATAGCAAATGTGTCTTCATGGATGCAGACACTTTG GTGCTTTGCAATGTCGATGAATTATTTGATCGAGAAGAGTTTTCAGCAGCTCCTGATTCTGGCTGGCCTGACTGCTTTAATAGTGGTGTATTTGTATTCCGACCTTCTTTGAAAACTTACAACCTACTGCTCCGGTTTGCTGCTGAACATGGCAGCTTTGATG gGGGTGATCAAGGCTTGTTGAATAGCTTCTTCAGCAACTGGGCAACAGCAGATATTGGCAAACACTTACCTTTCCTCTATAACTTGAGCAGCAGCGCTGTATACACCTACGTTCCTGCTTTCAATCA TTTTGGTAGAGATGCCAAAGTTGTTCACTTCTTGGGAGCGACGAAGCCCTGGAACTACAAATATAACCTTCAAACAAAGAGAGTTATGCAGGATGGCACCACCTCTGGATCTTTTCATCAGCTGTCATTTCTTGCCCTCTGGTGGAATATATACAGTGCAAGTATATTGCCTTTGTTAGAAAAACTTCAAAAGATGGAAGAATCAGAATCTGAGGAATGCAAG CATACTTTCAATGGAGTtgaaattacactgaaaaagGTCAGTCCTTATGTGGCCAATTCGCTGCAAATACCTGTGCTTCCAGAGCAGACGTATGAAATATATCCCACAACATGTTCTCCTGAGGAGCTCACTTTCAAAGCT AATGAGGTCGCACATTCTGTTTCAGAGCTGTCTATTCACTTCAAACCAGAAGAACCAAGTCCAGAAGATGAACGGAGAAAATGGGAGGAAGGGCGCATGGACTATATGGGGAAAGATGCTTTTGAACATATCAAAAAGAAATTGGATGCATTTTTACATTAA
- the GYG2 gene encoding glycogenin-2 isoform X3, whose protein sequence is MRSVLRSVFDEVIEVDMLDSADSVRLALMQRPELGVTFTKLRCWTLTHYSKCVFMDADTLVLCNVDELFDREEFSAAPDSGWPDCFNSGVFVFRPSLKTYNLLLRFAAEHGSFDGGDQGLLNSFFSNWATADIGKHLPFLYNLSSSAVYTYVPAFNHFGRDAKVVHFLGATKPWNYKYNLQTKRVMQDGTTSGSFHQLSFLALWWNIYSASILPLLEKLQKMEESESEECKHTFNGVEITLKKVSPYVANSLQIPVLPEQTYEIYPTTCSPEELTFKANEVAHSVSELSIHFKPEEPSPEDERRKWEEGRMDYMGKDAFEHIKKKLDAFLH, encoded by the exons ATGAG GTCTGTCCTCCGCAGCGTATTTGACGAAGTCATTGAGGTGGATATGCTTGACAGTGCTGACTCAGTCCGTTTGGCTCTGATGCAGAGGCCAGAACTGGGTGTAACCTTCACTAAGCTTCGCTGTTGGACTCTTACTCATTATAGCAAATGTGTCTTCATGGATGCAGACACTTTG GTGCTTTGCAATGTCGATGAATTATTTGATCGAGAAGAGTTTTCAGCAGCTCCTGATTCTGGCTGGCCTGACTGCTTTAATAGTGGTGTATTTGTATTCCGACCTTCTTTGAAAACTTACAACCTACTGCTCCGGTTTGCTGCTGAACATGGCAGCTTTGATG gGGGTGATCAAGGCTTGTTGAATAGCTTCTTCAGCAACTGGGCAACAGCAGATATTGGCAAACACTTACCTTTCCTCTATAACTTGAGCAGCAGCGCTGTATACACCTACGTTCCTGCTTTCAATCA TTTTGGTAGAGATGCCAAAGTTGTTCACTTCTTGGGAGCGACGAAGCCCTGGAACTACAAATATAACCTTCAAACAAAGAGAGTTATGCAGGATGGCACCACCTCTGGATCTTTTCATCAGCTGTCATTTCTTGCCCTCTGGTGGAATATATACAGTGCAAGTATATTGCCTTTGTTAGAAAAACTTCAAAAGATGGAAGAATCAGAATCTGAGGAATGCAAG CATACTTTCAATGGAGTtgaaattacactgaaaaagGTCAGTCCTTATGTGGCCAATTCGCTGCAAATACCTGTGCTTCCAGAGCAGACGTATGAAATATATCCCACAACATGTTCTCCTGAGGAGCTCACTTTCAAAGCT AATGAGGTCGCACATTCTGTTTCAGAGCTGTCTATTCACTTCAAACCAGAAGAACCAAGTCCAGAAGATGAACGGAGAAAATGGGAGGAAGGGCGCATGGACTATATGGGGAAAGATGCTTTTGAACATATCAAAAAGAAATTGGATGCATTTTTACATTAA